GGGAGTAAATCTGCTGCTGCTCGTATCGTTAAAATTGAGACAAGTAGAACTATTGTACAACTTTTTAAAAGAAGTATAAACATCCCTTTTTATGATGTGATAGCAAGTCAATCTTGGAGTTTTTGTGTTTGGTATATGGATAAGAACCGTCCACTCCCATTGGGAACAGCCTTAGATCCTTATAGAGAGAAAGACTATCAACGTCGTTTGTCAGAAGGAATGCCAGAACCATTATACCCATCTTTTATTTCGACTCCAGAACATTTTGATAAAAACTTTCATCGTATGTATGAATTAAATAAGGACGTTACAGCAGAGGATAGGGTTTCATTGAACGATAGAAATCGAAAAAAAGATAATCCTTATCGCCATAAAAGGAACGATGGACCTCCTGCTTCTCACCCATCTAGTCATTCATATTATTGAGGAGTTGATTTTGGACCTATCTTGAGTTCAAGTGCCCCTTGTCATTCATCGCACCTCGTAAGACAACAGTTTATGTTATTGCTTAAGTTAGGATATTTATATTTCGTTGGTGGTAGTGTTGGGCTAATGGAGTAGAAGATAAAATGGATAAAGTAAATTTTTTATAAGAAGGGGAAGCTATTCGAAGATAAGGTTTTAATCCTCAAGTCTTTTTTTGTAAATTCGCATCTTATTCAATCAACGTAGTAACGATTTGTAGTAAAATGGATTATAATTTTCGCGAAATAGAACAGAAGTGGCAGAAGTATTGGGCTACTGAGAAGACCTATAAGGTTGATATCGATTCAAGTAAGCCAAAATACTATGTGCTAGACATGTTTCCTTACCCATCGGGAGCTGGATTGCATGTTGGACACCCGCTAGGGTATATTGCATCAGATATTTATAGCCGTTACAAGACCCTCAAAGGCTTTAATGTGCTGCACCCAATGGGGTATGATGCATATGGATTGCCAGCAGAGCAGTATGCTATCCAAACAGGACAGCATCCAGCAATCACTACAGAAAAAAACCTTGCAAGATATCGTGAGCAATTAGATAAAATAGGTTTCTCTTACGATTGGGATAGAGAGATTAAGACTTGTGATCCTAAATACTACAAGTGGACACAATGGGCTTTCATCCAGATGTTTGAGCACTATTTTGATGTTGTATCACAAAAAGCGCAACCAGTTAGTGAATTGGTAGCATATTTCGAGAAATTTGGTAGTGCGAATCATACTGCAGCAGAGAGCGAGGCTCTTGAGTTTACTGCAGCACAGTGGTCGGCATATAGCGAGAAAGAGCAATCTGATATCTTAATGAATTATCGATTGGCTTATCTTGCGGATACGATGGTGAATTGGTGTGCTGAGTTGGGTACTGTATTGGCCAATGATGAGGTGAAAGAAGGTCTTTCTGTTCGTGGAGGTTATCCAGTGGTTCAGAAAAAGATGAAGCAGTGGTCTTTGCGAGTGTCTGCTTATGCTCATCGTTTATTAGAAGGTCTAGAAAATATTGATTGGAGCGAATCGTTAACTGAGATTCAAAAGAACTGGATTGGTAGATCTGAAGGAGCTGAAGCTTTGTTCTCTGTGAAGGGAATAGATATAGATCTAGAAATTTTCACTACGCGCCCTGATACAATCTTTGGGGTTACTTTCATGGTGCTGGCTCCAGAAAGCGATTATGTGGCCCAGGTAACAACTGCTGATCAAAAAGATGCAGTCTCTAATTATATTGAGGAGACAAAAAAACGTACAGAGCGTGAGCGTATGACTGAAGTAAAACGCGTGAGTGGTGTATTTACAGGTTCATATGCAATTAATCCATTGACCAATCAAGAGATCCCTATCTATGTTTCAGACTATGTGTTGGCTGGATATGGTACGGGTGCTATCATGGCGGTTCCTGCTCATGATAGTCGTGACTTTGCCTTCGCAAAACATTTTGATCTTCCAATTGTACAAGTGGTTGCAAAGAAAGGCGAAGCTACAACAGATCCTTCTACATGGGAAGAGTCGTATGATTCAAAAGATGGTATCTTGATGAACTCTGGTGACTATACAGGAAAGCCGGTAAAAAATGCAATTCTTGAGATCATTGAGTGGATGGATACGAATAAGATTGGAAAACGAAAGATTAACTATCGATTACGTGATGCGATATTCTCTCGTCAAAGATATTGGGGTGAACCATTCCCAGTATGTTATAAAGATGGTATTCCAACCATGATCGATATGGACGAACTTCCATTACAACTTCCTGAGGTAGATAAATATCTGCCTACAGAAGATGGTGATCCTCCATTAGGACGAGCTAAAGGATGGGTTTCTAAAGATGGATATCCTATCGAATTGAATACAATGCCTGGTTTTGCTGGTTCTTCTGCATATTATCTACGTTATATGGATCCTCATAACGAGGATGCGTTGGTTTCAAAAGAGGCAGACGAATATTGGCAAGATGTCGATCTATATATTGGTGGAACAGAGCATGCAACAGGACACCTTATCTATTCACGTTTCTGGAATAAATTCTTGTTTGATATCGGAGACGTGGTGAAAGATGAGCCATTCCGTAAGCTTATTAATCAAGGAATGATCCAAGGACGATCTAATTTTGTGTACCGTATTAAAGGAACCAATAAGTATGCATCTTATGGATTAAAAGATTCTTATGATACAACTGAAATTCATGTAGATGTAAATATTGTTCATAACGACATTCTTGATCAGGAGGCATTTAAGAATTGGATGCCTGAGTTTGCTGATGCCGAGTTTGAATTAGAAGATGGAAAATATCGTTGTGGTTGGGCTGTTGAGAAGATGTCAAAATCGATGTACAATGTAGTGAACCCAGATGATATTGTTGCAGATTATGGTGCAGATACACTTCGTCTTTACGAGATGTTCTTAGGACCACTAGAAGCATCGAAACCATGGGATACGAATGGTATTGATGGGGTTCATAAGTTCTTAAGGAAAGTGTGGAGATTGTGTCATGATCAAAATAACGACTTTGTTATTAGTGAAGATCCTGCTACAGCAGAAGAGCTAAAGGTTCTGCATAAAACAATAAAGAAGATTGAGAACGATATTGAGAAATTTTCATTCAATACCTCGATCTCAGCTTTTATGATCTGTGTTAATGAGTTGACCTCTTTGAAGTGTAATAAGAGAGCCATTTTAGAGCCTTTCATCCAATTGTTGGCTCCATTTGCTCCCCATATCGCTGAAGAGTTGTGGTTTGCAATGGGCAATACAGCTTCGATCACTAAAAGTAGTTTCCCTCTATTTGATGAGAAGTTCTTAGTGGAAGATAGTTTTGAGTATCCTGTTTCATTTAATGGTAAGATGCGTTTCAAGATCGCACTGCCTGTGGATATGGATAAAGATAGTATCATTGAAGCTGCCATGTCTCATGAGTCTGCACAGAAGTGGATTGAAGGAAAACAGGTTGTGAAGACAATTGTCGTTCCTAATAAAATAATTAACATTGTGGTAAAATAACCCATAAGCATATTAATTTTGCAAAAACAGGTGTTTTGTCATAAAACACCTGTTTTTTTAGATCTATTTTCGCGGAAATTTTATTTTTTTGATAAAAGTCATAACATTGCAAGGCAATGTATTAGGTTGTAGTAGTGTCATTAAGCCTATAATTAGTGACATAGTGAGAGTTGTATTATATGATTTTATTATTGTGAAGATGGAGTTGACTCTTCTTCTTAATTAAACCCTAAAATGAAACAGAAGTTTGTTGGTGAGTTCAGATCATATTTGATCATGACCGTTGGATTGCTAATGTACTCTTTTGGTGTGACTGCCTTTTTAATCCCCTCTAAAATTATCGGGGGAGGCGTTACAGGAATAGCAACAGTAATCTATTTTGTGACAGGAGTAAAAACAGGTTATTCTTACTTCTTAATCAATAGTTTGTTGATCTTATTGGCTATACGTAGTCTTGGTGCCAGTTTTGGAGTAAAAACTATTTATGGTTTATCCATGATGTCGCTATTTTTAAGTGTGATGCAACAGCTCATTACTACCGCCATTGTGGACGATATTTTCCTAAATACCATCTTAGGAGGATTGTTGTGTGGTTTGGGTCTAGGAATCGTATTTAATGAAGGAGGCTCGAGTGGTGGTACCGATATCATTGCCATGGTGGTGAATAAATATCGGAATATAAGTCCAGGTAAGGTGATATTACTTTGTGATGTCGTGATCATAGGTTCCTCTTATTTTGTCTTTCATACACTTGATAAGATGGTATATGGTTATGTGTCTATGTGGGTTGTGTCTTATACGATTGATGCCTATTTAAATGGGGCAAAACAGTCTATTCAGATGTTTATATTTTCAGAGAAATATGAAGAACTTGCTGATTTTATCAACCATGAAACAAATCGAGGACTGACGGTTTTTGATGGGACAGGATGGTATACTAAAGAAAATGTCAAAATGATTATGACAGTTGTTCGTAAGAGAGAAGCCGCACCAATATTTAGAAAAATTAAAGAGATCGATCCGAATGCTTTTATCTCTCAAAATAGTGTGATGGGAGTATATGGAGATGGTTTTGATGTATTGAAATATTAACTATTTCTGTATAATTCCCCTGAAAATATAGAAAGGTAATTGCATCCAGTATTTTGGAAGCAATTACCTTTTTTTATTCCCCTTATTATAAATATCCTTATCAACTGGTCTTCTTTGAGGCAATACTATGTTTGTTTTTATATTGAACGGTTCTCAAAATAGAATTGTAATCTAATATGAATACCTATTGGTGTTTTCCTTTCTCATATGTTGTAGTAAAGCATTCTATAGTATAAAAATTGTACTACTATATCCCAAATCTTTTTAATTGTAGAGTATTGTAAATTAATTGATTATGTCTCACTATTGATCTGTGCGATATTTTTATTTCGCATTTTGTACATAAAATGATAAATAAAATGTCTGTTTTATCATTTGTCGTTGTCTATATATATATATAAAGAACCATGAAATAAGAGTATATGATTCTAGAGGAAACGATCATAAAGTATTGTAATGGGCAATGCACAAATGAAGAGAAAGAAGCGATTGAAGAAAGACTAGAAAGTGATTCTTCATTAAGAGAGCAAGTCTTTGAGATTAGAAAAATTATTGAGTTGGAAAGGGATATTGCAGAGTGTAGGTCTTATGATGTGGAAGGAGCTTTTCATAAGTTACCTATTAAACAGAAGAAAACAGATAGAGTTCTAATCCTCACAAGATCTATGCTTAAATATGCAGCAATGTTTATTTTACCTTTTGTTATGGGATTATTTGTAATGTATTATGCAAAAAATATAACATCTAGAGACGTCGGTTCGACTGAAATATATGCGCCTATTGGAGCACGTTTAAAGTATGAACTACCCGACAAGTCTACTGTATACTTAAATTCTGGAAGTCGATTATCGTTTTCCACAAACTTCAATCACGGAAAGAGAAAAGTAAAATTAAAAGGAGAAGGATATTTTGAGGTTACTGCCAATAAGAGATCACCATTTTATGTTGAAACGGAAGACGGTTCTAGTGTTTATGTTTATGGTACGAAGTTTAATGTGAGTGCCTATAGCGATGATAGCTTTGTTGAGACAGTGCTTGTGGAAGGTTGTGTAAATTATGAGTCTAAATCAGGTAAAACTATTGCAAAGCTTAAGCCTGGTCATCGATTAGTATACAATAAATTAAATCATAATGTAGATATTGAGAAAACCAATGTGGAAGAAAAGACAGGTTGGAGAAGAGGGAAGTTTATATTTAGAAATAAACCTTTAAGCGAAATAACAAAAATGCTGTCTCGATATTATAACATAGATATTTTGATAGATAGTAGCGTAAAGCAGGACTATCTTTTCAGAGCTACATTTAGGCAAGAGAATATCTATCAAATTTTAGATTATTTATCATTATCAGCTCCTATACAGTGGTTGAATATTGAATCAAAACCCATTGATTCTACTGATTTTCGAAAAAGAATTATTATCAAACATAAATAGAGTTAAGAGATTAATTAATAGACACAACTAACTGGAATACACTATTGTGATGTAAGTATTTACAACTTTAAAACTAACAAGAATATGAATATTAAAAGGCTTAAGTTAAGCTTTAAGGCTATTCTATTGCCAAAATCTTGGGTAATAAAACTCCAAAGAGATATGATTTTACTCTTTTTCTTAAGTGTATTTCATATGTCAGTTTATGCCTCAGCGTCACCAAAGGACGATATTACAATTCGTATGAATCTGGTGAGATTAGAATCTGTTATTGATTATATTGAATCATCTACTGATTATGCTTTTATTTTTCAACAAAGAGCAGTTGATCCGAATAAGATTGTTTCAATTAATGTAAAAGATGTTTCCATTGAGAAAGCAATGGATTTGCTGTTAGATCAAAGTTCTATAGATTATGTAATAACAGGGCATCAGATCATTTTAAAAAAATCAGCGAAAGGGGTCGTTAAAAAAGTTTTAAAAGGAACTGTGCTTGACAATCAAGGGGATCCTGTCATTGGCGCAGTTATTAGAGCAAAGGATAACCGTAGTGTTGGGACTGTTACTGATGTGGATGGGAATTTTACACTCAATATTGACACGAAATATAAGGTACTAAGCGTATCTTATATCGGGATGAAAAGTGTTGATATTACTCCAGTATACGGAACATTAATGAAAATCGTTCTAGAAGAGCAATCTGAGGCATTGGGTGAAGTGGTCGTTACGGCACTTGGTATTGAAAGAAAGGCAAAGAGTCTTACCTATTCTACCCAATCAATCAAAAATGATGAAGTTGTAAGAGCCAAGGATGTAAACTTCATCAATTCATTACAAGGAAAATCAGCAGGTTTAACCATTACTCCAAATGCTGGGGGTGCAGGAAGTGCATCTAAGATTCTACTAAGAGGGAATAGCTCAATTGAGGGAAACAATAGTCCATTAATTGTAGTGGATGGTATTCCAATGAGTAATACTGTCGATGGACAATTAGATGCTAAATCAGGTGGTTATAATATGGCATATGGGTCAACATCAGAAGGTGGAGATGCTATATCTAATATTAACCCTGAAGACATTGCCAATATAACAATATTGAAAGGTGCTAATGCTGCTGCGTTATATGGTAGTGGAGCTGCGAATGGAGTGATTATGATTAAGACAAAACAAGGACGAGAGGGAAAACTAAGAGTTAATTTTTCTTCTAACTCGACGTTCGAATCCCCTTTAAAGCTTCCTGACCTTCAAAATTCTTTTGGTGCTCCTGTGTATGATGGTCAATTGTCGGGAAGGTCATGGGGTAAAAAAATCACACAACAGACTGACGAAGAGAATGCAATTCAAAGTGTAAGTTCAAGCCCGAATAATAGAATTAAAGATTTCTTTAAGACAGGATATAACTTAACAAACTCTGTTTCC
The Prolixibacteraceae bacterium DNA segment above includes these coding regions:
- the leuS gene encoding leucine--tRNA ligase; the protein is MDYNFREIEQKWQKYWATEKTYKVDIDSSKPKYYVLDMFPYPSGAGLHVGHPLGYIASDIYSRYKTLKGFNVLHPMGYDAYGLPAEQYAIQTGQHPAITTEKNLARYREQLDKIGFSYDWDREIKTCDPKYYKWTQWAFIQMFEHYFDVVSQKAQPVSELVAYFEKFGSANHTAAESEALEFTAAQWSAYSEKEQSDILMNYRLAYLADTMVNWCAELGTVLANDEVKEGLSVRGGYPVVQKKMKQWSLRVSAYAHRLLEGLENIDWSESLTEIQKNWIGRSEGAEALFSVKGIDIDLEIFTTRPDTIFGVTFMVLAPESDYVAQVTTADQKDAVSNYIEETKKRTERERMTEVKRVSGVFTGSYAINPLTNQEIPIYVSDYVLAGYGTGAIMAVPAHDSRDFAFAKHFDLPIVQVVAKKGEATTDPSTWEESYDSKDGILMNSGDYTGKPVKNAILEIIEWMDTNKIGKRKINYRLRDAIFSRQRYWGEPFPVCYKDGIPTMIDMDELPLQLPEVDKYLPTEDGDPPLGRAKGWVSKDGYPIELNTMPGFAGSSAYYLRYMDPHNEDALVSKEADEYWQDVDLYIGGTEHATGHLIYSRFWNKFLFDIGDVVKDEPFRKLINQGMIQGRSNFVYRIKGTNKYASYGLKDSYDTTEIHVDVNIVHNDILDQEAFKNWMPEFADAEFELEDGKYRCGWAVEKMSKSMYNVVNPDDIVADYGADTLRLYEMFLGPLEASKPWDTNGIDGVHKFLRKVWRLCHDQNNDFVISEDPATAEELKVLHKTIKKIENDIEKFSFNTSISAFMICVNELTSLKCNKRAILEPFIQLLAPFAPHIAEELWFAMGNTASITKSSFPLFDEKFLVEDSFEYPVSFNGKMRFKIALPVDMDKDSIIEAAMSHESAQKWIEGKQVVKTIVVPNKIINIVVK
- a CDS encoding YitT family protein; this translates as MKQKFVGEFRSYLIMTVGLLMYSFGVTAFLIPSKIIGGGVTGIATVIYFVTGVKTGYSYFLINSLLILLAIRSLGASFGVKTIYGLSMMSLFLSVMQQLITTAIVDDIFLNTILGGLLCGLGLGIVFNEGGSSGGTDIIAMVVNKYRNISPGKVILLCDVVIIGSSYFVFHTLDKMVYGYVSMWVVSYTIDAYLNGAKQSIQMFIFSEKYEELADFINHETNRGLTVFDGTGWYTKENVKMIMTVVRKREAAPIFRKIKEIDPNAFISQNSVMGVYGDGFDVLKY
- a CDS encoding DUF4974 domain-containing protein → MILEETIIKYCNGQCTNEEKEAIEERLESDSSLREQVFEIRKIIELERDIAECRSYDVEGAFHKLPIKQKKTDRVLILTRSMLKYAAMFILPFVMGLFVMYYAKNITSRDVGSTEIYAPIGARLKYELPDKSTVYLNSGSRLSFSTNFNHGKRKVKLKGEGYFEVTANKRSPFYVETEDGSSVYVYGTKFNVSAYSDDSFVETVLVEGCVNYESKSGKTIAKLKPGHRLVYNKLNHNVDIEKTNVEEKTGWRRGKFIFRNKPLSEITKMLSRYYNIDILIDSSVKQDYLFRATFRQENIYQILDYLSLSAPIQWLNIESKPIDSTDFRKRIIIKHK